Below is a genomic region from Equus caballus isolate H_3958 breed thoroughbred chromosome X, TB-T2T, whole genome shotgun sequence.
gccatcttggGGGGGGTTGGCCAGCGGGGCTCCCGGTCTTGGGAGGGGACACGTCAGTGCCGCTAGCGACTTCACAGGCCCGCCCGGCTCGCCAGCTCCTGATTGGCTGCCGTGGCCGCTTACGCGTCGCCCTTCCTCGTCTGCCTCTCGTGTTCAGGGGAGTCGTTCTCTTTTTCCCTCGGCAGAGAAGAGGCGATGGCGGCGCTGGCATCTCTCGGCGCCCTGGCGCTACTCCTGCTGTCCGGCCTCTCCTGCTGCTCAGGTAGCGGCCTGGCCGGAGCTCGTTTCTGGCGAGCCTCTCTCCCACGACTGGTGGTGCgtgggggggaggaggggtgcGGGCGAATCGGGGGTCTGGGCCTTCTTCCTCCGAGAGGCAGGTGGCCTCGGGGCACGGTGACCAAGGCCACCACGCGCTCCTGCACCACACACGTTTACCCAGCAGCCAGGCTGTTGGAAGAAACAGCCAAATCTTTCCCCAGTCTGCTTCTGCGAGGAAGAGTCCCAGAGCCTCTCCCGTGTGCCCGGCCGCCAGGTCCTGCAGGGAAAGTGACACAcgtccctgctccctctcccggAGCTCCCGGTTCCGGAGGGGGTCGGACAGGAGCAAAGCTTACAGCGCAGGGTGGTCAGGGCGAGAAACGGGGTTGGTGGAGAGAAGCCACTTGACCCGGTGCAGTGGGGCGAGGCCTCCCCAGGAAGGGAGCTCCAagtgaagagaggaggaagaggggaccGTCAGGGTAGAGGGGCCGTGAGGGTGGGCGAGTTAGATAGGAGCTGAAGAGGGAAAGGTAACCGGGGACCGTGAATGCCAGGCCAGACTGCTGACTTTTTCCCTGAGGGCCTGGTGTATCCTTAAAGGGCTTTTCAGCAGAGCTGAGCCACGGTCAGATCAGTTTAGCTTCTTGAGAGGTTCTTAACACCTAGTGGCCAAGATGAGCTCAGACTGGAGTCCAGGAGTGTATTTAGGAGGAGGACCTTGCAGGAGCCAGCACCAGGTCTGAGGGTCTGGACAGGGTCCGGGCCACTCTCTGCACATTCACTTTACCTGCCCTACTTCAGGCCAGCACCATTGGTGCCTAGAGTGTTTCACCAGCTTAATTTTAAGGCCGCCCTGCCTGCACTCTTCTCACCTGCCCCTCAGCAACTCCTCACGCTGTAGCCAGTAATGTCTGCAAAGAACAAACCTGGCTGTAAAACCCTTCAGTGCTCTAGTGTCCATAGGAAATAGGTCAAGCTTAGCAGGGCACAGCAGGATCTGTGGGATGCGGCTCCTGAGAACAGAGAACTGCCCCCCACTGATGTTCCCAGGCATCTTCCTCCCGCTGTCCAGACCCAAagccttctctctgcctcagccgAAGGCATGGCTCTGCTGGGACACCACATCCGAGAGCAGttggctgagaactttcccacTGGTAGCATTTGGGTGGCACCCTTCCTTCCTTGTTGCCTCTAGCAGTGTGGAGCTGGCTAAGGCAGCATCCTTTCTAAGGGCAGCCCTGTTCAAGGGGACAAGTCGTGCTTCTGGATCTAGAGCCTCTCCCATTTTCTTCCCTTGGGAAACTCTAGGGCCAGCCTTGGCCTTCTGTCAGCTGTGGCTCTAAAGCCCCCGGGCGTGGCCGGCAGCACCATGCTTGGCATCTGCGGAGGATGCCTTTGGTAAACAGTCCAGAGCTGTGCATGGCTCTCAATTGAGGTCAGCCTGGCCCCCTTGGCTTCTGGGGGTGCTCCAGGCCAGGGTAGCCTGCAGCCCCCAACCAGTACATGGCTTCCCTGTCCACAGGTCCAGGCACAGATGCGAGTTGTGCAGTGAATCCATCCAGTCCCATGACCACACACTTGCCTGCTCTTTTGCCCTTGCACTGAGGTTCCACCTGTACAAAGCCTCCtatcctcccctcctttcttcaAGGCCATCCGACCCTCCTTGCCACTGCACTTCTGACTCGTTTGGATCTGTCTCCCACACCCCATCTGGCAGGGTTCAAAGGGCCCTGCGTGTCTTCAGTTGACAAGGTCTGGGAGGCGGGGTCAGAGTGGTCCCTTCTGCCCCTCAGCCCAGGcatctctccacctcctccctgcaGCAGAGGCCTGCGTGGAGCCCCAGATCACCCCTTCCTATTACACCACCTCGGATGCCGTCATTTCCACTGAGACCGTCTTCATTGTGGAGATCTCCCTGACATGCAAGAACAGGGTGCAGGTGAGGCAGTGGAGGTTCAGCCAGGAGGGTGCTGGGGTGAGAGGCAGGCAGTGAGCCTGGGACCTTGATCAGCTCTTCACTGGCAGCTGATGGGGTCAGACCTGGGAACCCATGTggacaggagaagaaaaatctTGATTCACAGGCGTAGGAGAGATCAGGGCACTGCTAGGCCAGATTCTGGCAGGTGTTTAAAGAACATTCTCCTAACCTGCCTGGTCTGCTTTGCCTGGGTGAAGTACCATAGGTAGACACCTTGCTGTGTCTTGAAAGAGTGAATGTGGGAAGTGAGAAACAGCTAGGGGTCAGCCCCCAGGCTCCTGCATCCTTTTTCTGATTGCTCTTTGCCAAGGTGTATGTCCACATGGGTGTCCTGTAATTTCCAGACTGAGCAGCCCTGGCCTCGGCCCCTGACCTTAACCTGTATCCCAAAGGCCTGAAGAAAGAAGTGGGGCCTTTTGGGGTAGAACAGTTCTTGATTGGGCACGCTCTGACCCCAGCACCCCCTTCCAGGTTCAGAAATAACGAGGACACTTCGATCATCTCACCACTGTTCACAGTTAACAGGCTTGCTGCGGGTTAGGGAGGCCAGGCTGTAGGGGGGATGTGCCCGCCCCATAGGGGAGACACGCAGAAAGGCAGTGACAGCATTGGTGCCTGTTGGTTCCCTGGCACAGCTCTGGGTCGTGGCAAGCCGACCTCCATGGTTCTCACATGgtacctcctgccagacacactgcagCCGCCAACTGTGCCCAGCCTTCCTGCCCGCAGGGCATAGGCACTGCTGTGGGCAGCACGGTGGGGCCTCTGCTGATgaccagagagggaaggaggtgaCTCTCCCTTTGTCCCCTACCCCAGAACATGGCTCTTTATGCTGACGTCAGTGGAAAACAATTTCCTGTCACCCGGGGCCAGGATGTGGGGCGTTATCAGGTAAGGGATGCTGCAGTCGTCATTTTGGGGGGAAGCCACTTGCTCACAGGTGTGACTTgaaggtggcctggggttctttGACTCAGGCCTCTGCTAGTCGTGCTGTGTCAGCGCTGGCAGGGTGGCCCTGATGTCTCTACTGCGCTCACCCCCTGCTGAACCCCCAATCCAGGTATCCTGGAGCCTAGACCACAAGAGCGCCCATGCAGGCACCTATGAGGTCAGATTCTTCGACGAGGAGTCCTATAGCCTCCTGAGGAAGGTGAGCGTCGCCAGGAGCGTGGCCCGGCCTGCAGAAGGGACGGCACCCCGGCTTCCACAGCCATGTCCACCCCACAGGCCCCTCTTCCTAAGGCTCTGGCCACGAGAGACCTTGCTTATGGGGAGCAGGATGGCCAGATGGGCGCCTTCCTGCCCGCCTAACCACCCCACCGGTCCCTGTGCCTTCCGAGTTCCTCTCTCCTGTTTTCCATGCTCAGGCCAGTGTTCCTGCCTCTcctacccctcccctccccaccccatcccacctgGCAGGGCCCCCTGACCCCAGCACCTCCCTTGCAGGCTCAGAGAAATAATGAGGACATTTCTATCATCCCGCCCCTGTTCACAGTCAGTGTGGACCATCGGGTGAGTGGGCTGAAGAAGCTG
It encodes:
- the SSR4 gene encoding translocon-associated protein subunit delta, coding for MAALASLGALALLLLSGLSCCSAEACVEPQITPSYYTTSDAVISTETVFIVEISLTCKNRVQNMALYADVSGKQFPVTRGQDVGRYQVSWSLDHKSAHAGTYEVRFFDEESYSLLRKAQRNNEDISIIPPLFTVSVDHRGTWNGPWVSTEVLAAAIGLVIYYLAFSAKSHIQA